Proteins encoded together in one Pseudoroseomonas cervicalis window:
- a CDS encoding [protein-PII] uridylyltransferase has product MRSSGELPDAFATAPLPAGALRPLPDVVLDLIPRPGAPVPRDQALMLLRRQLGRIQNRVQEAFEAHALSGLTAARMLGELTDGLIFAIHAYTLAQVAPEQAEPGANPFASTSEPPFVLAATGGYGRGVLAPYSDIDLLFLSERPLGPRGRRAVEFMLYLLWDLGLKVGHATRSIRECLEDARGDATIQTALLDARFLAGEAALFDRFDEAFAQARQDWGIGQFLAAKRAERTTRHRRYGDSPYLVEPHLKEGRGGLRDIQTMYWLARYAFGVKRMPELVGPDSPGGGLLTAREARAFKRAWDFLWTVRFHLHYVTGRAEERLTFDLQPVVGARMGYTRHGKQDGVERFMKHLFLTARDVVRLSRLLEPAIERATLGLPAVQRAPDPALVAAGVAIADGKLLFAPDRVVEDEPAIMLRLVRAARDRGLELHPLAHRALIRSAPRATALRGDPEANELFLDLLCGRDSARWIRVLNEVGFLSRFIPDWARIVGLMQFDTYHVFTVEEHTIEAIAVLNQLEAGELAEAAPVASELVGQVQSRRALHVALLLHDIAKGRGGDHSELGAGIALEVCPRLGLTPEETETVSWLVLNHLLVSQTAFKRDIDDPKTILDIAEVVQSPERLRLLLVLTVADMRAVGPKVWNGWKATLLRELYWRVAEVLAGGLSVPERDVRVARAKQAAAAIMADQPREAVERFLGLGYPGYWLSFDPESHARHAAMIREAEASGAPLSVSTRVLEARAVTEVTVYCSDHPGLFSRIAGALAVAGATIVDARIHTMTNGMALDTFWVQDAQPGGAGGAFDASHKLAKLSVLIEQALSGRLNLVQEIRKVRREPARLRAVQVPGRVVIDNFASNTHTVIELNGRDRPGLLHDVTAAISEQGLQIASAHITTYGVRAVDVFYVKDVFGLKVENERKLASLRAALLAALGTPAEEE; this is encoded by the coding sequence ATGAGAAGCTCCGGCGAGTTGCCTGACGCCTTTGCCACCGCGCCCCTGCCCGCCGGGGCGCTGCGGCCCTTGCCCGACGTTGTCCTCGACCTGATCCCCCGCCCCGGCGCGCCGGTGCCGCGCGACCAGGCGCTGATGCTGCTGCGCCGGCAGCTGGGGCGGATCCAGAACCGGGTGCAGGAGGCGTTCGAGGCGCATGCGCTGTCCGGCCTGACCGCCGCGCGCATGCTGGGCGAGCTGACCGACGGGCTGATCTTCGCCATCCACGCCTATACCCTGGCCCAGGTGGCGCCCGAGCAGGCCGAGCCCGGCGCCAACCCCTTCGCCAGCACCAGCGAGCCGCCCTTCGTGCTGGCCGCCACCGGCGGCTATGGCCGCGGCGTGCTGGCGCCCTATTCCGATATCGACTTGCTGTTCCTCTCCGAGCGGCCGCTCGGCCCGCGCGGGCGGCGGGCGGTGGAGTTCATGCTCTACCTGCTCTGGGATCTCGGGCTGAAGGTCGGCCACGCCACCCGCAGCATCCGCGAATGCCTCGAGGATGCGCGCGGCGACGCCACCATCCAGACCGCGCTGCTCGATGCCCGCTTCCTGGCCGGCGAGGCGGCGCTGTTCGACCGCTTCGACGAGGCCTTCGCCCAGGCGCGGCAGGATTGGGGCATCGGCCAGTTCCTGGCCGCCAAGCGGGCCGAGCGCACCACGCGCCACCGCCGCTATGGCGACAGCCCCTATCTGGTCGAGCCGCATCTGAAGGAAGGCCGCGGCGGCCTGCGCGACATCCAGACCATGTACTGGCTGGCGCGCTACGCCTTCGGGGTGAAGCGCATGCCCGAGCTGGTCGGGCCCGACAGCCCCGGCGGCGGGCTGCTGACGGCGCGCGAGGCGCGCGCCTTCAAGCGCGCCTGGGACTTCCTGTGGACGGTGCGCTTCCACCTGCACTACGTCACCGGCCGCGCCGAGGAGCGGCTCACCTTCGACCTGCAGCCGGTGGTGGGCGCCCGCATGGGCTACACCCGCCATGGCAAGCAGGATGGGGTGGAGCGCTTCATGAAGCACCTCTTCCTCACCGCGCGCGACGTGGTCCGCCTGTCCCGCCTGCTGGAGCCGGCGATCGAGCGCGCGACGCTCGGCCTGCCGGCGGTGCAGCGGGCGCCGGACCCGGCTTTGGTCGCGGCCGGCGTCGCCATCGCCGATGGCAAGCTGCTCTTCGCCCCCGACCGGGTGGTGGAGGACGAGCCGGCCATCATGCTGCGCCTGGTGCGCGCGGCGCGCGACCGCGGGCTGGAGCTGCACCCGCTGGCGCATCGCGCGCTGATCCGCAGCGCGCCGCGCGCCACCGCGCTGCGCGGCGACCCGGAAGCCAATGAGCTGTTCCTGGACCTGCTCTGCGGCCGCGATTCGGCGCGCTGGATCCGGGTGCTGAACGAGGTCGGCTTCCTCTCCCGCTTCATCCCGGACTGGGCCCGCATCGTCGGCCTGATGCAGTTCGACACCTACCATGTCTTCACGGTGGAGGAGCACACGATCGAGGCGATCGCCGTGCTCAACCAGCTGGAGGCGGGGGAACTCGCCGAGGCCGCGCCGGTGGCGAGCGAGCTGGTGGGCCAGGTGCAGTCGCGGCGCGCGCTGCATGTGGCGCTGCTGCTGCACGACATCGCCAAGGGCCGCGGCGGCGACCATTCCGAGCTCGGCGCCGGCATCGCGCTGGAGGTCTGTCCCCGCCTCGGCCTGACGCCGGAGGAGACGGAGACCGTCTCCTGGCTCGTGCTGAACCATCTGCTGGTCAGCCAGACCGCCTTCAAGCGCGACATCGACGACCCCAAGACCATCCTCGACATCGCCGAGGTGGTGCAATCGCCCGAGCGGCTGCGCCTGCTGCTGGTGCTGACCGTCGCCGACATGCGCGCCGTCGGCCCCAAGGTGTGGAATGGCTGGAAGGCGACCCTGCTGCGCGAGCTGTACTGGCGCGTGGCCGAGGTGCTCGCCGGCGGCCTGTCGGTGCCGGAGCGGGATGTGCGCGTGGCCCGCGCCAAGCAGGCGGCCGCCGCCATCATGGCCGACCAGCCGCGCGAGGCGGTCGAGCGTTTCCTCGGCCTCGGCTATCCCGGCTACTGGCTGTCCTTCGACCCGGAGAGCCATGCCCGCCACGCGGCGATGATCCGCGAGGCCGAGGCCTCCGGCGCGCCGCTCTCGGTCTCCACCCGAGTGCTGGAAGCCCGCGCGGTGACCGAGGTCACGGTCTACTGCTCCGACCATCCCGGCCTGTTCAGCCGCATCGCAGGCGCGCTGGCGGTGGCGGGCGCGACCATCGTCGATGCCCGCATCCACACCATGACCAATGGCATGGCGCTGGACACCTTCTGGGTGCAGGACGCGCAGCCGGGCGGGGCGGGCGGGGCCTTCGATGCCTCGCACAAGCTGGCCAAGCTGTCGGTGCTGATCGAGCAGGCCCTCTCCGGCCGCCTGAATCTGGTGCAGGAGATCCGCAAGGTCCGCCGCGAACCGGCGCGGCTGCGCGCCGTGCAGGTGCCGGGCCGGGTGGTGATCGACAATTTCGCCAGCAACACCCACACGGTGATCGAGCTGAACGGCCGCGACCGCCCTGGCCTGCTGCATGACGTGACCGCCGCCATTTCCGAGCAGGGGCTGCAGATCGCCTCCGCCCACATCACCACCTATGGCGTGCGCGCCGTCGACGTCTTCTATGTGAAGGACGTGTTCGGCCTGAAGGTGGAGAATGAGCGCAAGCTGGCCAGTTTGCGCGCCGCGCTGCTGGCCGCGCTGGGCACGCCCGCCGAGGAGGAATAG
- a CDS encoding helix-turn-helix domain-containing protein: MTPFGARLRALREARGVTLSELAAAMHVSAAYLSALEHGRRGRPSAGLVHQVNEFFGLIWDDAEEMVRLARLSHPRVAIDTSGLSPEATELANLLSGRIRTLPEARVKRLLEILREG, from the coding sequence ATGACGCCCTTCGGCGCCCGGCTGCGCGCGCTGCGCGAGGCGCGCGGCGTCACCCTCTCCGAGCTGGCGGCGGCGATGCATGTCTCGGCCGCCTATCTCTCGGCGCTGGAGCATGGGCGGCGCGGCCGGCCCTCGGCCGGGCTGGTGCACCAGGTGAACGAGTTCTTCGGCCTGATCTGGGACGATGCGGAGGAGATGGTGCGGCTGGCGCGGCTGTCGCACCCCCGCGTGGCGATCGACACCTCCGGCCTGTCGCCGGAGGCGACGGAACTGGCCAATCTCCTGTCGGGGCGCATCCGCACCCTGCCCGAAGCGCGGGTGAAGCGGCTGCTGGAGATTCTGCGGGAAGGCTAG
- a CDS encoding Smr/MutS family protein has translation MRRPGRSLTPEERALWRAYAETVKPLPGHALPSLPAAPVEPAPPVPVLPAPAPTLPVKPAAKPAPPPLDIGAQPGGLDHSRWKDLRRGRTRPERTLDLHGRRAQDAWVAVRSFLHSAQAEGLRCVAIVTGKGPAPDGGVLKRELPHWLNAPELRGLVLGAAHPAPNQGAVHLLLRRRRAPR, from the coding sequence ATGCGTCGCCCAGGCCGAAGCCTGACCCCGGAGGAGCGCGCGCTGTGGCGCGCCTATGCCGAGACGGTCAAACCCCTGCCGGGCCATGCCTTGCCGAGCCTGCCGGCTGCGCCGGTGGAGCCTGCCCCCCCGGTGCCCGTCCTGCCGGCGCCAGCCCCCACCCTGCCGGTGAAGCCCGCCGCGAAGCCCGCGCCGCCGCCGCTCGATATCGGCGCGCAGCCCGGCGGGCTGGACCATTCGCGCTGGAAGGACCTCCGCCGCGGCCGCACCCGCCCCGAGCGCACGCTCGACCTGCATGGCCGCCGGGCCCAGGATGCCTGGGTGGCGGTGCGCAGCTTCCTGCACAGCGCCCAGGCGGAGGGGCTGCGCTGCGTCGCCATCGTCACCGGCAAGGGGCCGGCGCCGGATGGCGGCGTGCTGAAGCGGGAGCTGCCGCATTGGCTGAACGCGCCGGAGCTGCGCGGGCTGGTGCTGGGGGCGGCGCATCCGGCGCCGAACCAGGGGGCGGTGCATCTGCTGCTGCGCCGCCGCCGCGCGCCGCGATGA
- a CDS encoding AbrB family transcriptional regulator translates to MHIPLISRWSVPTQWVALLALSALVGGLLDLAGLPAALLLGPMLAGILFGIQGATARVPPLPFLGAQALIGMLIANAVTAEILVTLAADWAVFLGIILSTIAASTLLGWLMSRWRLLPGTTAIWGSSPGAANAMTLMAGAFGADIRLVAFMQYLRVVFVAGFASLVAQFWGAGAGERPPHDWFPALPLLPFAATLAVAFGGAALGRALRWPAASLLTPMLLGAVLHATGLLTIVLPEWLLAICYALVGWRIGLGFTRPIIRAAARAFSRVVLSILVLLGFCGGLAALLVVWLGIDPLTAYLATSPGGIDTIAIIAAGTPVDLSFIMGLQVARLILVILLAPPIARFMARRVPPDPAA, encoded by the coding sequence ATGCATATCCCGCTGATCTCGCGCTGGTCGGTGCCCACGCAATGGGTGGCGCTGCTGGCGCTCTCCGCCCTGGTCGGCGGGCTGCTGGATCTGGCGGGCCTGCCCGCGGCGCTGCTGCTCGGCCCGATGCTGGCCGGCATCCTCTTCGGCATCCAGGGCGCCACCGCCCGCGTGCCGCCACTGCCCTTCCTCGGCGCCCAGGCGCTGATCGGCATGCTGATCGCCAATGCCGTCACCGCCGAGATCCTGGTGACGCTGGCCGCCGACTGGGCGGTCTTCCTCGGCATCATCCTCTCGACCATCGCCGCCTCCACTTTGCTCGGCTGGCTGATGAGCCGCTGGCGCCTGCTGCCCGGCACCACCGCCATCTGGGGCTCCTCGCCGGGTGCCGCCAATGCGATGACGCTGATGGCCGGCGCCTTCGGCGCCGATATCCGCCTCGTCGCCTTCATGCAGTATCTGCGCGTGGTCTTCGTCGCCGGCTTCGCCTCGCTGGTGGCGCAGTTCTGGGGCGCCGGCGCGGGCGAGCGCCCGCCGCATGACTGGTTCCCCGCTTTGCCGCTGCTGCCCTTTGCCGCGACGCTGGCGGTGGCCTTTGGCGGCGCGGCGCTGGGCCGCGCGCTGCGCTGGCCCGCCGCCTCGCTGCTGACGCCGATGCTGCTGGGCGCCGTGCTGCACGCCACCGGCCTGCTCACCATCGTGCTGCCGGAATGGCTGCTGGCGATCTGCTACGCGCTCGTCGGCTGGCGCATCGGGCTCGGCTTCACCCGCCCGATCATCCGTGCGGCCGCGCGCGCCTTCAGCCGCGTGGTGCTTTCCATCCTGGTGCTGCTGGGCTTCTGCGGCGGGCTGGCCGCGCTGCTGGTGGTCTGGCTCGGCATCGACCCGCTCACCGCCTATCTCGCCACCAGCCCGGGCGGCATCGACACCATCGCCATCATCGCCGCCGGCACGCCGGTCGACCTCTCCTTCATCATGGGGCTGCAGGTGGCGCGGCTGATCCTGGTGATCCTGCTGGCGCCGCCCATCGCGCGCTTCATGGCCCGCCGCGTGCCCCCCGATCCGGCCGCCTGA
- the mutS gene encoding DNA mismatch repair protein MutS, which produces MNRPALPSAEGATPALAQWFAAKAAHPDALVFFRMGDFFELFFDDAVRAGDALGLAVSHRGEHQGRPVPMAGVPVHAVENYLARLIRAGFRVALCDQRETPEQAKARRAPTIRREVVRLVTPGTLTEEALLDGARPAWLLALAEGEGELGAAWIDLSTGAFATETLPQAEIASLLARIDPAEILVPPALLAQPALSPWREALVERDAPRDPARRLAEFYGVAGVDGFGSFTAAELAACGLALDYVRATQGEAAPRLRPPEPQGGREVLRMDAATRRSLEIHRSERGDTRNCLLTAVDRTLTAAGCRELAARLGAPLTDAGAIGARHDAVEFLLQAAPLRAMLRGALKGAPDMARALARLALDRFAPRDLAALREGLTRAEAMAEALEAAAPLPPLLEEAREALVPQGSPRAELERALNEALPARLEDGNLVAPGYDGELDALKRLRDDARGAIAAMQAELAQAWGVASVKIRHHQQFGYLAEMPAVAGEKLLREKPAQLEGGPLAPIHRQTMANAHRFTCTALAELDRKLSAAGEQAAKREALVVRHLRGLCLKAARQVDAAAMAMAEIDLHAAAAELAAGGGWCRPELTERPDFRIRQGRHPVVEAALARSRGPAFVPNDADLSPGQRLCLLTGPNMAGKSTFLRQNALMVVLAQAGMFVPAKQARLGLVDRLFSRVGAADDIAGGRSTFMVEMTETAAILNQATPRSLVVLDEVGRGTATWDGLAIAWAVLEALHDRIRARAIFATHFHELTALAPKLPELQLATMKVREHRGEVVFQHSVGPGAAEKSWGLHVARLAGVPRGVTARASAVLAALEARARGLEPLAEELPLFGGRAADSQSPPQPEVEQDALRDALAAIDPDSLTPREALEALYRLKLLHGSNAAHKSAHEAVAPGPAGITSVE; this is translated from the coding sequence ATGAACCGCCCTGCCCTGCCTTCCGCCGAAGGCGCCACCCCTGCCCTGGCCCAGTGGTTCGCCGCCAAGGCGGCGCATCCGGACGCGCTGGTGTTCTTCCGGATGGGCGATTTCTTCGAGCTGTTCTTCGACGACGCGGTCCGCGCCGGGGATGCGCTCGGGCTCGCCGTCTCGCATCGCGGCGAGCATCAGGGCCGGCCCGTGCCGATGGCCGGCGTGCCGGTGCATGCGGTGGAGAATTATCTCGCCCGGCTGATCCGCGCCGGCTTCCGGGTGGCGCTGTGCGATCAGCGCGAGACGCCGGAACAGGCCAAGGCGCGCCGCGCGCCGACCATAAGGCGGGAGGTGGTGCGCCTCGTCACCCCCGGCACGCTGACCGAGGAGGCGCTGCTGGACGGCGCCCGCCCGGCCTGGCTGCTGGCGCTGGCCGAGGGGGAGGGCGAGCTGGGCGCGGCCTGGATCGACCTCTCGACCGGCGCCTTCGCCACCGAGACGCTGCCGCAGGCCGAGATCGCCTCGCTGCTGGCGCGCATCGACCCGGCGGAGATCCTAGTGCCGCCCGCCCTGCTGGCGCAGCCCGCGCTCAGCCCCTGGCGCGAGGCGCTGGTGGAGCGCGACGCGCCGCGCGACCCGGCGCGGCGGCTGGCGGAGTTCTACGGTGTCGCCGGGGTGGACGGTTTCGGCAGCTTCACCGCCGCCGAGCTGGCCGCCTGCGGCCTGGCGCTGGATTATGTGCGGGCGACCCAGGGCGAGGCGGCGCCGCGGCTGCGCCCGCCCGAGCCGCAGGGCGGGCGCGAGGTGCTGCGCATGGATGCGGCGACGCGCCGCAGCCTGGAGATCCATCGCAGCGAGCGCGGCGACACCCGCAACTGCCTGCTCACGGCGGTGGACCGCACGCTGACGGCCGCCGGCTGCCGCGAGCTGGCCGCGCGCCTCGGCGCGCCGCTGACCGATGCGGGCGCGATCGGCGCGCGGCATGACGCGGTGGAATTCCTGCTGCAGGCGGCGCCGCTGCGGGCGATGCTGCGCGGCGCGCTGAAGGGCGCGCCCGACATGGCGCGCGCCCTCGCCCGGCTGGCCCTCGACCGCTTCGCCCCGCGCGACCTGGCCGCGCTGCGCGAGGGGCTGACGCGGGCCGAGGCGATGGCCGAGGCGCTGGAGGCCGCCGCCCCCCTGCCCCCGCTGCTGGAGGAGGCGCGGGAGGCGCTGGTGCCGCAGGGCTCGCCGCGCGCCGAGCTGGAGCGGGCGCTGAACGAGGCGCTGCCGGCGCGGCTGGAGGATGGCAACCTGGTCGCCCCCGGCTATGACGGGGAGCTGGATGCGCTGAAGCGGCTGCGCGACGATGCGCGCGGCGCCATCGCGGCGATGCAGGCGGAGCTGGCCCAGGCCTGGGGGGTGGCCAGCGTCAAGATCCGCCACCACCAGCAATTCGGCTATCTGGCGGAGATGCCGGCGGTGGCCGGCGAGAAGCTGCTGCGCGAGAAGCCGGCCCAGCTGGAGGGCGGCCCGCTGGCGCCGATCCACCGCCAGACCATGGCCAATGCGCATCGCTTCACCTGCACCGCGCTGGCCGAGCTGGACCGCAAGCTCTCGGCCGCCGGCGAGCAGGCGGCGAAGCGCGAGGCGCTGGTGGTGCGCCATCTGCGCGGCCTCTGCCTGAAGGCGGCGCGGCAGGTGGATGCGGCGGCGATGGCAATGGCCGAGATCGACCTGCACGCCGCCGCCGCCGAGCTGGCCGCCGGCGGCGGCTGGTGCCGCCCGGAGCTGACCGAGCGGCCGGATTTCCGCATCCGCCAGGGCCGCCACCCGGTGGTGGAGGCGGCGCTGGCCCGCAGCCGCGGCCCCGCCTTCGTGCCGAATGATGCCGATCTCTCCCCCGGCCAGCGGCTCTGCCTGCTGACCGGGCCGAACATGGCCGGCAAATCGACCTTCCTGCGGCAGAACGCGCTGATGGTGGTGCTGGCCCAGGCGGGGATGTTCGTGCCGGCGAAGCAGGCGCGGCTCGGGCTGGTGGACCGGCTGTTCTCCCGCGTCGGCGCGGCGGACGACATCGCCGGCGGCCGCTCCACCTTCATGGTCGAGATGACCGAGACGGCGGCGATCCTGAACCAGGCGACGCCGCGCAGCCTGGTGGTGCTGGACGAGGTCGGGCGCGGCACCGCCACCTGGGATGGCCTGGCCATCGCCTGGGCGGTGCTGGAGGCGCTGCATGACCGCATCCGCGCGCGCGCCATCTTCGCCACGCATTTCCACGAGCTGACCGCGCTGGCGCCGAAACTGCCCGAGCTGCAGCTGGCGACGATGAAGGTGCGCGAGCATCGCGGCGAGGTGGTGTTCCAGCACAGCGTCGGGCCGGGGGCGGCGGAGAAATCCTGGGGGCTGCATGTGGCGCGCCTGGCCGGCGTGCCGCGCGGCGTCACCGCCCGCGCCAGCGCCGTGCTGGCGGCGCTGGAGGCGCGCGCCCGTGGGCTGGAGCCGCTGGCCGAGGAGCTGCCGCTGTTCGGCGGCCGGGCTGCGGATTCGCAAAGCCCGCCGCAACCGGAGGTGGAACAGGATGCGCTGCGCGACGCGCTGGCGGCGATCGACCCCGACAGCCTGACCCCGCGCGAGGCGCTGGAGGCGCTTTATCGCTTGAAATTGCTGCATGGCAGCAACGCGGCGCACAAAAGCGCTCACGAAGCTGTTGCCCCGGGCCCGGCCGGGATAACATCCGTCGAATGA
- a CDS encoding murein transglycosylase A encodes MASWLHRAGGGDTPGLFHGRVRGGALLALALLAACSTAPRRPAELPGWGEDRLAEALPAFIAGCRRPAAALPEALCAEAEAIPAGDDAAARAFFDGRFTPRLAGEGLMTGYFEPELRGRLERPANGQGAPLRGRPEDLVEADLGRFAETLRGRRVAGRVRDGRLEPYPDRAAIEAGESPAPILLWAEDAADKFFLQIQGSGRVVLPDGTVRRMGYAAANGRAYVPIGRLLAERGEIPRGQVSMQSILAWLHAAGPERARALMDENPSYVFFREVPARPEQGPTGSLGVPLTPLRSLAVDREHIPLGRPVWIEVAHPVQGHRLRRLVIAQDTGGAIKGEARADLFWGWGDTAREAAGLMQGRATLTVLEPAAP; translated from the coding sequence ATGGCATCCTGGCTGCACCGGGCCGGGGGTGGCGACACCCCTGGCCTTTTTCATGGCCGCGTCCGGGGCGGCGCGCTGCTGGCCCTGGCGCTGCTCGCCGCCTGCTCCACCGCGCCGCGCCGCCCGGCCGAGCTGCCGGGCTGGGGCGAGGACCGCCTGGCCGAGGCGCTGCCCGCCTTCATCGCCGGCTGCCGCCGCCCCGCCGCTGCCCTGCCCGAGGCGCTGTGTGCCGAGGCCGAGGCGATCCCGGCGGGCGATGATGCCGCCGCCCGCGCCTTCTTCGATGGCCGCTTCACCCCGCGCCTGGCGGGCGAGGGGCTGATGACCGGCTATTTCGAGCCCGAGCTGCGCGGCCGTCTGGAGCGCCCCGCCAATGGCCAGGGTGCCCCGCTGCGTGGCCGCCCAGAGGATCTGGTGGAGGCCGATCTCGGCCGCTTCGCCGAGACTCTGCGCGGCCGCCGCGTGGCCGGGCGGGTGCGGGACGGCCGGCTGGAGCCCTATCCCGACCGCGCCGCCATCGAGGCCGGCGAGAGCCCGGCGCCCATCCTGCTCTGGGCCGAGGATGCGGCGGACAAGTTCTTCCTGCAGATCCAGGGTTCGGGGCGGGTGGTGCTGCCGGATGGCACGGTGCGCCGCATGGGCTATGCCGCCGCCAATGGCCGCGCCTATGTGCCGATCGGCCGGTTGCTGGCCGAGCGCGGCGAGATCCCGCGCGGCCAGGTCTCCATGCAATCCATCCTGGCCTGGCTGCACGCGGCGGGGCCGGAGCGCGCCCGCGCTTTGATGGACGAGAACCCCTCCTACGTGTTTTTCCGGGAGGTGCCGGCGCGGCCCGAGCAGGGGCCGACCGGTTCGCTGGGGGTGCCGCTGACGCCGCTGCGCTCGCTGGCGGTGGATCGCGAGCATATCCCGCTTGGCCGCCCGGTCTGGATCGAGGTCGCGCATCCGGTGCAGGGGCATCGCCTGCGTCGGCTGGTGATCGCCCAGGACACGGGCGGCGCCATCAAGGGCGAGGCGCGGGCCGATCTGTTCTGGGGCTGGGGCGATACGGCGCGCGAGGCGGCGGGGCTGATGCAGGGCCGCGCCACGCTGACGGTGCTGGAGCCGGCGGCGCCCTAG
- a CDS encoding OmpA family protein, which produces MKALLRLALLGVLLLAASPGVSERRAEACSFSFLVFFKENSVELYLPRVELMIRDFARYFLDGAIVGCGRLGPGNWAVVIGSHADDPGVRDQCALSLARGHAVRARLVALGIPEGALAIEASGNRRPLVPAAPGTHELQNRRVELIVVGADEIAYGSGPYPRWQRWRWMGDDCPPAR; this is translated from the coding sequence ATGAAAGCCTTGCTCCGCCTTGCCCTGCTCGGGGTGCTGCTCCTGGCCGCGTCGCCTGGTGTTTCCGAGCGGCGGGCCGAAGCCTGTTCCTTCAGTTTCCTGGTGTTCTTCAAGGAAAACTCAGTCGAGCTCTACTTGCCGCGGGTCGAGCTGATGATCCGGGACTTCGCCCGCTACTTCCTGGATGGCGCGATTGTGGGCTGTGGCCGTCTGGGGCCCGGTAACTGGGCTGTTGTCATCGGGAGCCATGCGGACGACCCCGGAGTACGGGACCAGTGTGCGTTGAGCCTGGCACGAGGGCATGCCGTGCGGGCACGCCTCGTCGCCCTTGGCATTCCGGAAGGTGCCCTGGCGATCGAGGCCTCTGGCAACCGCCGTCCCCTCGTGCCGGCCGCTCCAGGAACGCATGAACTGCAGAATCGGCGCGTCGAGCTTATTGTCGTTGGTGCGGACGAGATCGCCTATGGAAGCGGGCCGTATCCTCGCTGGCAAAGGTGGAGGTGGATGGGGGATGATTGCCCGCCCGCACGGTAG
- a CDS encoding ABC transporter substrate-binding protein, giving the protein MLHRRSLLQGGAAALLSAPLASRLSAPALAQDSRAATLRFVPQANLSALDPVWTTATVTTNHGYYVFDTLYGVDAQGRPQPQMVEGHELAENGTLWRFRLREGLKFHDGSPVRGVDVIASLKRWAARDTFGQLLAKVVAEWQAPDDRSFALRLTRPFPLLLDALAKPDANVAFIMPERLAATDPTRGITEMVGSGPYRFLANEFNTGSRAVYEKFDGYVPRSEPAENSAGGKLAKFRRIEWHIIPDPSTAAAALSNGEIDWWERPHPDLQSLLARSRDIQRVVQDTSGRLALMRLNCLQPPFNDVRVRRAVRLAVNQEDYMRASQGDDTSAWTDTRSIFPRRTPYYQDHPDLMPASLDAARKALQESGYSNQKIVIINPTDFPDIGPLGQVTADLLQRVGFNVELAESDWGTVIQRRNSREPVERGGWSIFHTTGPVTFYGNPAMSPLARGQGASGWFGWWQSERAEQLVDTWLYSQDQAEQQRVAHELGRLALDEVATVPLGQFTIRTALRRNLTGLLTGAAPYPWGLSRA; this is encoded by the coding sequence ATGTTGCACCGCCGCAGCCTGCTGCAGGGGGGCGCCGCCGCGCTGCTCTCGGCCCCGCTGGCCAGCCGCCTTTCGGCCCCGGCCCTGGCGCAGGACAGCCGCGCCGCCACGCTGCGCTTCGTGCCGCAGGCCAATCTGAGCGCGCTGGACCCGGTCTGGACCACGGCGACGGTCACCACCAACCATGGCTACTACGTCTTCGACACGCTCTATGGCGTGGACGCGCAGGGCAGGCCGCAGCCGCAGATGGTCGAAGGCCATGAGCTGGCCGAGAATGGCACGCTGTGGCGCTTCCGCCTGCGCGAGGGGCTGAAATTCCACGATGGCAGCCCGGTGCGCGGCGTCGACGTCATCGCCAGCCTGAAGCGCTGGGCGGCGCGCGACACTTTCGGCCAGCTGCTGGCCAAGGTGGTGGCGGAATGGCAGGCCCCCGACGACCGCAGCTTCGCGCTGCGCCTGACGCGGCCCTTCCCGCTGCTGCTGGACGCGCTGGCCAAGCCCGACGCCAATGTCGCCTTCATCATGCCGGAGCGCCTGGCCGCCACCGACCCGACCCGCGGCATCACCGAGATGGTCGGCTCCGGCCCCTATCGCTTCCTGGCCAATGAGTTCAACACCGGCTCCCGCGCCGTCTACGAGAAGTTCGACGGCTACGTCCCGCGCAGCGAGCCGGCCGAGAACTCCGCCGGCGGAAAACTCGCGAAATTCCGCCGCATCGAGTGGCACATCATCCCCGACCCCTCCACCGCCGCGGCCGCGCTGAGCAATGGCGAGATCGACTGGTGGGAGCGGCCGCATCCGGACCTGCAATCCCTGCTGGCGCGCAGCCGCGACATCCAGCGCGTGGTGCAGGACACCTCCGGCCGGCTGGCGCTGATGCGGCTGAACTGCCTGCAGCCGCCCTTCAACGACGTCCGGGTGCGCCGCGCCGTGCGCCTGGCCGTCAACCAGGAGGACTATATGCGCGCCAGCCAGGGCGACGACACCTCGGCCTGGACCGACACGCGCAGCATCTTCCCGCGCCGCACCCCCTACTACCAGGACCATCCGGACCTGATGCCGGCCAGCCTGGACGCCGCCCGCAAGGCGCTGCAGGAATCGGGCTATTCCAACCAGAAGATCGTCATCATCAACCCGACCGACTTCCCGGATATCGGGCCGCTCGGCCAGGTGACGGCCGATCTGCTGCAGCGCGTCGGCTTCAATGTGGAACTGGCCGAGAGCGACTGGGGCACGGTGATCCAGCGCCGCAACTCGCGCGAGCCGGTGGAGCGCGGCGGCTGGAGCATCTTCCACACCACCGGCCCCGTCACCTTCTACGGCAACCCTGCCATGTCGCCGCTGGCGCGCGGCCAGGGCGCCTCGGGCTGGTTCGGCTGGTGGCAGAGCGAGCGCGCGGAACAGCTGGTCGACACCTGGCTCTACTCCCAGGACCAGGCCGAGCAGCAGCGCGTCGCCCATGAGCTGGGCCGGCTGGCGCTGGACGAGGTGGCGACCGTGCCGCTCGGCCAGTTCACCATCCGCACCGCGCTGCGCCGCAACCTGACCGGCCTGCTGACCGGCGCCGCCCCCTACCCCTGGGGCCTCTCTCGCGCCTGA